Proteins encoded within one genomic window of Thunnus albacares chromosome 13, fThuAlb1.1, whole genome shotgun sequence:
- the angptl5 gene encoding angiopoietin-related protein 5, with the protein MMWTTAVLLMILPHLLSSTTTGISTGFNQSEIANEDFSEAPVKGQKPLGGSKRRETCTIPCDITVKLLRDEKHSVCGQLQQSLLAFGRSTRKLIRDVMDEQQRALDVLSFQVAELMTKVQTLSSEVQRSNTEMFSIKPVQSHGQDCSDIKDSLVSVVPKIPSGIYIVHPENTDTSFEVFCEMDYMGGGWTVIQRRTDGLTDFKRPWVDYVDGFGNLAGEHWLGLKKVFHMVNQKDTRFQLHIALVSHDDITSYASYDDFHLDSETQFFSIHLGRYAGSAGDAFRGYNQDQNQDTAPFSASDVDNDGCNPFCSIGNRTVESCSTQYNNTGWWFNQCGLANLNGSPEDVEQSPGQRTHILWDTWRQNGVAHTIKSVTMKIRRIATNN; encoded by the exons ACCACAGGAATCAGCACTGGCTTTAACCAATCAGAGATAGCCAATGAGGACTTCTCTGAGGCTCCTGTCAAAGGCCAGAAACCTCTTGGAGGGAGCAAACGTCGTGAAACATGCACCATcccctgtgacatcactgtgaagCTGCTACGAGACGAGAAACATTCAGTCTGTG gcCAGTTACAACAGTCTCTGTTGGCATTTGGGCGCAGCACCCGCAAGTTAATCAGGGATGTGATGGACGAGCAGCAGAGAGCGCTGGACGTCCTCAGCTTTCAG GTAGCAGAGCTGATGACCAAAGTGCAGACGCTCAGCTCCGAGGTTCAGAGAAGCAACACTGAGATGTTCTCCATCAAACCTGTGCAATCCCATG GACAAGACTGCAGCGACATCAAGGACAGCCTCGTGTCAGTTGTTCCCAAGATCCCCAGTGGTATTTACATCGTCCACCCAGAGAATACTGACACTTCATTTGAG GTATTCTGTGAGATGGATTATATGGGAGGTGGATGGACGGTGATACAACGGAGGACAGATGGACTAACAGACTTCAAACGACCTTGGGTTGATTACGTTGACGGCTTTGGAAACCTTGCAG gagaacaCTGGTTGGGCCTGAAGAAGGTATTTCATATGGTAAACCAGAAAGATACTCGGTTCCAACTTCACATTGCTCTAGTCTCccatgatgacatcacctcTTATGCATCATATGATGATTTCCACCTGGACAGTGAAACACAGTTCTTCAGTATACACCTGGGCAGATACGCAGGCAGTGCAG gtgatgCATTTCGAGGCTACAACCAGGACCAGAACCAGGACACGGCTCCGTTCAGCGCCTCAGACGTAGACAACGATGGCTGCAATCCATTCTGCTCCATCGGCAACCGCACGGTGGAGAGCTGCAGCACTCAGTACAACAACACAGGATGGTGGTTCAACCAGTGCGGTCTGGCAAACCTCAACGGCTCTCCAGAAGATGTAGAGCAGAGCCCAGGGCAGAGGACACACATCCTGTGGGACACCTGGAGACAGAACGGTGTTGCTCACACCATCAAATCTGTCACGATGAAGATCAGGAGGATTGCGACCAATAATTGA